One window from the genome of Flavobacterium agricola encodes:
- the rsmI gene encoding 16S rRNA (cytidine(1402)-2'-O)-methyltransferase — translation MSKLYLVPTPIGNLDDMTFRAIKVLKEVDLILAEDTRNSGKLLKHFEINTHMISHHMHNEHQTVESLVKRIQAGETMALITDAGTPAISDPGFLLSRACVENGIPIDCLPGATAFVPALVNSGLPNDKFVFEGFLPDKKGRQTRFLFLAEETRTMILYVSPHKLVKTLAEFVQYFGAERPVSVSREITKLHEETVRGTAAEVLKHFEAKPPKGEIVVIVGGKPNNKKTNEQD, via the coding sequence ATGAGTAAATTATATTTAGTACCAACCCCAATTGGTAACTTAGATGATATGACCTTTAGAGCCATAAAGGTTTTAAAAGAAGTTGATTTAATTTTAGCAGAAGATACGCGCAATAGCGGTAAGCTATTAAAGCATTTTGAAATAAACACGCACATGATTTCGCATCATATGCACAACGAACATCAAACCGTAGAAAGTTTAGTAAAACGTATTCAAGCCGGCGAAACGATGGCATTAATTACCGATGCCGGAACGCCAGCTATTTCAGATCCGGGTTTTTTACTTTCTCGAGCTTGCGTTGAAAATGGTATTCCGATTGATTGCTTACCTGGAGCAACGGCTTTTGTTCCGGCCCTTGTAAATTCCGGCTTACCTAATGATAAATTTGTGTTCGAAGGTTTTTTACCTGATAAAAAAGGACGTCAAACGCGTTTTTTATTTTTAGCCGAAGAAACCAGAACCATGATCTTATATGTTTCGCCACATAAATTGGTTAAAACCTTAGCCGAATTTGTTCAGTATTTTGGAGCTGAAAGACCGGTTTCGGTTTCTAGAGAAATTACAAAACTGCACGAAGAAACCGTTCGCGGAACTGCAGCCGAGGTTTTAAAACATTTTGAAGCCAAACCACCAAAAGGTGAAATTGTAGTAATTGTTGGTGGTAAACCAAATAACAAAAAAACAAATGAGCAAGATTGA